In Thalassoglobus sp. JC818, a single window of DNA contains:
- a CDS encoding DUF1501 domain-containing protein, which translates to MPVSRRHFLQVGSLGASLTLSDYLRFAHAENQSDNGRSAVLVFLGGGPSHQDTFDMKPQAPAEYRGLFSPIPTSVPGVGICEHLPKLARRANQYAIVRGITHSLADHGLGTRYLMTGNLPTPVVDYPMYGSVVSKEFPATPDLPSFVSIERPVEGPGYLGAEYGPLSTGEKPRYGQPFRVRGITLDGTMTLGRYRKRRQLVEDIDTAFAEYEELDESVRSLDRFSDQAYQIISSTKARSAFDLTLEKEQEVDRFGRHEFGQSMLLTTRLIEAGVRFVTVLLEGWDTHQDNFNQLGRELLPNFDQSLTAMLDRLKEQGRLASTSVLVTGEFGRTPKVNRNAGRDHWARAMCSLMAGGSVQAGQVIGATDDKAEGPIGDGFTPDDLAASFFQNIGIDPRTEYNANVGRPITLVRDGSTIPGLLS; encoded by the coding sequence ATGCCTGTATCACGCCGACACTTTCTGCAAGTTGGCTCCTTAGGAGCGAGCCTGACGCTCAGCGACTATTTGCGGTTCGCACATGCCGAAAACCAGAGTGACAACGGCCGCTCTGCGGTGCTGGTATTCCTCGGAGGAGGACCTTCCCACCAAGACACTTTCGACATGAAACCGCAAGCGCCCGCCGAATATCGAGGTCTGTTTTCACCCATCCCAACTTCAGTGCCTGGAGTTGGGATTTGCGAACACCTTCCAAAACTAGCTCGACGCGCAAATCAATACGCGATAGTTCGTGGAATTACGCACAGTTTGGCTGATCATGGACTGGGAACGCGGTACTTGATGACCGGAAACCTGCCAACTCCGGTCGTTGATTATCCGATGTACGGATCAGTTGTCAGTAAGGAATTCCCAGCGACTCCCGATCTTCCATCATTCGTTTCGATCGAGCGCCCGGTTGAAGGACCGGGCTATCTTGGTGCCGAATACGGCCCCCTCTCTACTGGCGAAAAACCGCGGTATGGCCAACCTTTTCGTGTTCGCGGAATCACTCTCGATGGGACGATGACACTGGGGAGATACCGCAAGCGCCGCCAACTTGTCGAAGATATCGATACCGCGTTTGCTGAATACGAAGAACTCGACGAATCCGTCCGTAGCCTCGACCGCTTTTCCGATCAGGCCTATCAGATTATCAGTTCTACGAAGGCTCGATCAGCTTTTGACTTGACGCTCGAAAAGGAACAAGAAGTGGATCGGTTCGGCCGACATGAATTCGGTCAGAGCATGCTCCTAACAACTCGGCTCATTGAAGCTGGAGTCAGATTCGTGACTGTCCTGCTTGAAGGCTGGGATACGCATCAAGACAATTTCAATCAGCTGGGACGTGAATTGTTACCAAACTTTGATCAGTCGCTAACGGCGATGTTGGATCGTTTGAAAGAACAAGGTCGTCTGGCTTCAACGTCCGTCTTGGTGACCGGCGAATTCGGTCGGACTCCAAAAGTGAATAGGAATGCGGGGCGAGACCATTGGGCTCGCGCGATGTGCTCGCTGATGGCTGGTGGAAGTGTTCAAGCAGGCCAGGTCATCGGTGCTACGGACGATAAGGCAGAGGGGCCCATCGGAGATGGTTTTACTCCGGACGACTTGGCAGCCTCCTTCTTTCAGAACATCGGCATTGATCCCAGAACCGAATACAACGCCAACGTCGGGCGCCCCATCACTTTGGTTCGAGACGGTTCAACGATTCCCGGATTGCTGTCCTAA
- a CDS encoding DUF1549 domain-containing protein, translating to MFRTCVEFRTCCFLLVVLVCTWGIASETLPPANQRYRVAEPDGIPDFQRHVAPLLGRLGCNGRNCHGSFQGRGNFRLSLFGYDFDMDHRGLTGEATSEVGQRIDPLNPAESLILTKPTMKVEHEGGERFRTGSWEYHLIHRWIEAGASKQSQPQELQRLELFPTEILFGDGVESAQLRVIAIWRNGDEEDVTPLCRYRINDDSVATVNADGEVTSKGDGDTHVIAFYDNGIGSVPVMRAASSQGFKPSSIDSVDSPIDQFVETKLNKLKLTPSELCSDSEFLRRVSIDLTGTLPTPDEVRSFLKDSREDKRNRKIDELLDRPAYAAWWANKLCDYTGCNPQQQAELSQELSVQWYMWLLKRIENNAPYDEIVERIVLAKSRLPGQTYEEYAAETSAYFSDGSEFSSRETMPHYWTRRSMQEPAQAAEAFAHNFLGLRLQCAQCHKHPFAQWTQADYQEFSRFFETLKFGVRSDDLEQYRQMAQRVGMNAGDDDGSPVRNDALRQLEKGSVFPWRELYIKERETSVEISLLRSKKVTLEGELDPREEIMDWMSQPDNPWFAQAFVNRVWSAYFHRGIVDPPDDLNPANPPTHPKLLAWLTESFIEHNYDMKWLHREIVSSRTYQRSWKPSHNNQDDRKNYSRTIPKRMPAEVVYDSVKQVVTASDATEEVRTDLTRRASGHLSMRLAGTYAMQIFGKPERVANCDCERNNAPTLLQTVFLQNDPIIEQRLENSGWLQEIANLEAQSEISSRTALIEEAWMRALCRLPNEAELERSLTHLASAESITDGMQDILWALLNTKEFLLIK from the coding sequence ATGTTTCGAACATGTGTTGAGTTTCGAACCTGCTGCTTTCTCCTTGTTGTTTTGGTGTGTACTTGGGGAATTGCATCAGAGACGCTACCGCCCGCCAATCAACGCTACCGAGTCGCAGAGCCGGATGGAATTCCTGATTTTCAGCGGCATGTCGCGCCACTCCTGGGACGGCTAGGATGCAACGGCCGGAATTGCCACGGCTCATTTCAGGGGCGTGGCAATTTTCGGCTCTCCTTGTTCGGTTATGACTTTGACATGGACCATCGTGGACTGACGGGAGAGGCGACTTCCGAAGTCGGGCAACGTATTGATCCATTAAATCCCGCCGAAAGCCTCATTCTCACCAAGCCGACCATGAAAGTCGAACATGAGGGAGGTGAGCGATTCCGTACAGGTTCGTGGGAGTACCATTTGATTCATCGCTGGATCGAAGCGGGGGCCAGCAAACAGAGTCAGCCGCAAGAGCTACAACGACTGGAGTTATTTCCCACAGAGATCTTATTTGGAGACGGAGTCGAGAGCGCACAACTTCGAGTCATCGCAATTTGGAGGAACGGCGACGAAGAGGATGTCACCCCGCTCTGTCGATACCGCATCAATGATGACTCAGTCGCGACAGTCAACGCAGACGGAGAGGTTACTTCAAAAGGGGACGGTGACACACACGTCATTGCGTTCTACGACAATGGAATTGGGTCCGTCCCCGTCATGCGTGCTGCGTCATCGCAGGGATTTAAGCCATCGTCAATCGATTCAGTGGACTCACCAATTGATCAGTTCGTGGAGACCAAACTCAACAAGCTAAAGCTCACACCTTCGGAGCTATGCTCAGACTCAGAATTTCTGAGACGCGTGAGCATCGATTTGACGGGCACTCTTCCGACACCCGATGAGGTTCGAAGCTTTCTGAAAGATTCTCGTGAAGACAAGCGTAATCGAAAAATCGACGAGTTACTCGATCGACCAGCATATGCAGCCTGGTGGGCGAACAAACTTTGCGACTACACCGGCTGCAATCCGCAACAACAGGCGGAATTGAGTCAGGAACTTTCGGTTCAATGGTATATGTGGCTTCTCAAGCGAATCGAAAACAATGCACCATATGATGAGATCGTCGAGCGAATTGTCTTGGCGAAGAGTCGGCTCCCTGGACAGACTTACGAGGAGTACGCTGCCGAAACTTCTGCGTATTTTTCTGACGGTTCGGAATTCTCATCTCGGGAGACAATGCCGCACTACTGGACACGCCGTAGCATGCAGGAACCGGCCCAGGCTGCGGAAGCATTTGCTCACAACTTTCTCGGCTTACGTTTGCAATGCGCTCAGTGCCACAAGCATCCGTTCGCACAATGGACCCAGGCTGATTACCAGGAATTCAGTCGCTTTTTCGAAACGCTGAAATTCGGTGTACGTTCCGACGACTTAGAACAATACCGCCAAATGGCTCAGCGAGTCGGCATGAATGCAGGCGACGATGATGGCTCTCCCGTTCGCAACGATGCTCTAAGACAGCTGGAAAAAGGGAGTGTTTTTCCTTGGCGAGAGTTGTACATCAAAGAGCGGGAGACCTCCGTGGAGATTTCGTTACTCCGCAGTAAGAAAGTCACGTTGGAAGGTGAGCTCGATCCGCGCGAAGAGATCATGGATTGGATGAGTCAGCCGGACAATCCATGGTTTGCACAGGCGTTCGTCAATCGTGTGTGGAGTGCTTACTTTCACAGAGGGATTGTCGATCCACCGGATGATTTGAATCCTGCGAATCCGCCCACACACCCAAAGTTGTTGGCCTGGCTCACTGAGAGTTTCATTGAGCACAACTATGATATGAAATGGCTGCACCGGGAAATTGTTTCTAGTCGAACTTATCAGCGTAGCTGGAAGCCGAGCCACAATAATCAAGATGATCGCAAGAACTATAGCCGTACGATTCCCAAACGCATGCCTGCGGAAGTCGTCTACGATAGCGTGAAGCAAGTCGTTACAGCGAGCGATGCTACGGAAGAGGTTCGCACCGACCTCACTCGACGCGCGTCTGGTCACCTCTCTATGCGACTCGCGGGTACGTATGCAATGCAAATATTCGGAAAACCGGAGCGAGTCGCGAATTGTGACTGCGAACGAAACAATGCCCCTACACTTCTGCAAACCGTCTTCCTCCAGAACGACCCAATCATTGAACAAAGACTGGAAAACAGCGGCTGGCTGCAGGAGATCGCGAACCTCGAAGCTCAAAGTGAAATTTCGTCACGGACCGCGTTGATTGAAGAGGCATGGATGAGGGCCTTGTGCCGTTTACCAAACGAAGCAGAGCTCGAACGGAGCCTGACTCATTTGGCGAGTGCTGAGTCCATCACAGACGGGATGCAAGACATTCTCTGGGCACTTTTGAACACCAAAGAGTTCTTACTTATCAAATAG